The following are from one region of the Gemmatimonadaceae bacterium genome:
- a CDS encoding CHAT domain-containing tetratricopeptide repeat protein, with the protein MIRWQAGAVIVATVLSGCSESKGERAVAGAVTPKVLTASDLARRNQLGAMVARGESAYSSGAIDSARAVWTLALAESRAVADPPSEARILTWLGLAAYRLGNYAESRSLGERALALKQQHGVSSDLFKSYNALGLLAWNEGRLSDAILLYQKATEVARAARDQVSLAKAANNVGLVHAEFGDFARARVGFEEAYRAGMLLNDTLIQGRALTNIGMLDVETGDPGSAIPRLIRARLLSRAVGDRTGEQNTLGQMGSAYDRMGETRLALAALDSALTLSRRQGLKQEEASNLELIAGFHREAGRLRQALRLYREANSINREVGLEVERGTNLRGSAEIQLLLGRSDLARANAKAALEIHRSTGARLQEIRDLLLLADMDSSPGGSVTVARGWLEDADRISKALGARTARAEVALGKAVIADRAGTFREVLATLRGARADMSAGGYRAEWAASAMMARAYAGLSQLDSAAVEGRRAIAAVERVRGKFGSGLLRTSFLADKSVPYADLVDVLLRLGRTSEAFEVADAARSRSLLENAAATSRDGGAGGATIRALGAGESILRRIDVLISLLDGIEETPPSERHTETAARAISLTAELSAARSSYEALMVRVSERDAAGSAMLGTRTVSTTEVQRALGADEALVEFLLAPERLVVFVVTKASIRSVSQGVSRTDIERRVRIALNVLGKRTTPASTSGDVLAGLRSALIGPAEGTGLLRNVRRLIIVPHGALAYVPFAALRDGPAGRYLIEDYSLTHLPSAAAVAVLRGKPPSLRDMPVAMQPLAFAPFSSELPGSAREARAFSRAIRGGASVVGAAATERQLRNALERSGIVHIATHGVMNPRNPMFSRVEMARGSGAVDDDGRLEVHEVLGLRLAARLVFLSGCETALGIESNQSAAGEDYATLAQAFLYAGASSVAATLWRIGDDGAAEFAARFYSRLIGMAAPEALAAAQRELIRDKRFGSPYYWAAYQIGGADEIRQQPAKSD; encoded by the coding sequence ATGATTCGATGGCAGGCAGGAGCTGTCATCGTCGCAACTGTGCTATCCGGCTGTTCCGAGTCAAAGGGTGAACGCGCCGTCGCCGGTGCCGTAACACCAAAGGTTCTCACCGCCTCTGACCTCGCGCGACGGAATCAGCTTGGCGCAATGGTCGCGCGTGGCGAGTCGGCGTACTCAAGCGGCGCGATCGACAGCGCGCGTGCTGTCTGGACATTGGCGCTCGCTGAATCGCGCGCGGTTGCTGATCCGCCGAGTGAAGCGCGGATCCTCACGTGGCTGGGCTTGGCAGCGTATCGCCTGGGTAATTACGCCGAGTCGCGTTCCCTTGGCGAAAGAGCTTTGGCGCTCAAGCAGCAGCACGGGGTTTCCTCAGATCTGTTCAAATCCTACAACGCGCTGGGTCTTCTGGCGTGGAATGAGGGAAGATTGAGTGACGCGATTCTGCTTTATCAAAAGGCCACTGAGGTCGCTCGTGCAGCCCGCGATCAGGTCTCTCTCGCGAAGGCGGCGAACAATGTAGGACTGGTTCATGCCGAGTTCGGCGATTTCGCGCGGGCCAGGGTGGGATTCGAAGAGGCTTATCGCGCTGGCATGCTGTTGAATGACACGCTCATTCAGGGACGCGCGCTCACGAACATAGGGATGCTTGACGTCGAGACAGGCGATCCGGGCTCCGCGATTCCCAGATTGATTCGTGCGAGATTGCTGTCGCGTGCGGTGGGCGACCGCACCGGAGAGCAGAACACTCTCGGACAGATGGGCTCCGCCTACGACCGGATGGGTGAGACTCGCCTTGCGCTCGCCGCTCTGGACAGCGCTCTGACTCTCTCGCGTCGCCAGGGGCTCAAGCAGGAAGAAGCCAGCAATCTCGAGCTAATCGCCGGCTTCCACAGGGAGGCGGGAAGGTTGAGGCAGGCGCTGCGGCTCTACCGGGAAGCGAACTCAATCAATCGCGAGGTCGGTCTCGAGGTCGAGCGCGGCACCAACCTGCGCGGCTCGGCGGAGATTCAACTCCTTCTTGGCCGGAGCGATCTGGCACGGGCGAACGCGAAGGCAGCTCTTGAGATCCATCGCTCAACGGGCGCGCGCCTTCAGGAAATCCGCGATCTTCTTCTGCTCGCCGACATGGACTCGTCACCGGGTGGATCGGTGACTGTGGCGCGAGGCTGGCTTGAGGACGCCGATCGAATTTCGAAGGCGCTCGGAGCGAGGACCGCGAGAGCCGAAGTGGCGTTGGGGAAAGCAGTGATCGCCGATCGCGCGGGCACCTTTCGTGAGGTATTGGCGACGTTGCGTGGCGCACGAGCCGACATGTCGGCCGGGGGTTACCGCGCCGAGTGGGCGGCATCGGCTATGATGGCGCGCGCCTACGCCGGATTGTCGCAGCTCGATTCAGCCGCAGTCGAGGGCAGGCGAGCCATCGCCGCAGTCGAACGCGTTCGCGGAAAATTCGGGTCCGGACTTCTGCGGACATCGTTCTTGGCCGACAAGTCCGTTCCTTACGCCGATCTTGTCGATGTTCTTCTAAGGCTGGGCCGTACGTCCGAAGCCTTCGAGGTTGCCGACGCGGCAAGGAGTCGATCGCTGCTGGAGAACGCCGCCGCAACGAGTCGTGATGGCGGCGCGGGTGGCGCGACTATCCGCGCACTCGGCGCTGGCGAATCGATTCTCCGGCGCATAGATGTTCTGATCTCCCTGCTTGACGGGATCGAGGAGACGCCGCCGTCCGAGCGCCACACGGAAACTGCCGCGCGGGCCATTTCGCTGACTGCTGAGTTGTCAGCGGCGCGCTCGTCTTATGAGGCGCTGATGGTTCGCGTTTCCGAACGCGATGCGGCAGGCAGCGCGATGCTCGGGACAAGAACGGTGAGCACAACCGAGGTGCAGCGCGCACTCGGCGCCGACGAAGCGCTGGTGGAGTTTCTCCTTGCTCCGGAGCGTCTGGTGGTGTTCGTCGTTACGAAAGCGAGCATCCGCAGCGTGTCCCAGGGCGTCAGCCGAACCGACATCGAGCGAAGGGTGAGGATCGCGCTAAATGTTCTCGGGAAACGGACCACCCCGGCGAGCACAAGCGGTGACGTGCTCGCCGGACTACGCTCAGCGCTGATCGGGCCGGCCGAAGGAACGGGACTTCTAAGGAATGTGCGGAGACTGATCATCGTGCCTCATGGCGCGCTGGCTTATGTGCCTTTCGCTGCGCTCAGGGACGGACCCGCGGGGCGGTACCTGATAGAGGACTACTCGCTGACTCATCTGCCATCGGCCGCCGCGGTTGCCGTGTTGCGCGGCAAGCCGCCATCGTTGCGAGACATGCCGGTCGCGATGCAGCCACTCGCATTTGCACCGTTCTCTTCCGAGCTGCCTGGCTCCGCGCGCGAAGCACGCGCGTTCAGTCGGGCGATTCGCGGAGGAGCGAGCGTCGTAGGCGCGGCTGCGACCGAGCGTCAGCTGCGAAACGCTTTAGAGCGGAGCGGGATCGTCCACATCGCCACGCACGGCGTGATGAATCCGCGCAATCCGATGTTCTCGCGGGTCGAGATGGCGAGAGGCTCCGGTGCCGTGGACGACGATGGACGCCTCGAAGTACACGAGGTGCTCGGTCTTCGTCTTGCCGCCCGACTGGTGTTCCTGTCCGGCTGTGAGACCGCGCTCGGGATCGAGTCGAATCAATCCGCAGCGGGAGAGGATTACGCCACGCTGGCCCAGGCATTTCTTTATGCTGGCGCCTCATCGGTAGCAGCGACGCTCTGGCGAATCGGCGATGACGGCGCCGCGGAATTCGCCGCCCGCTTCTACTCGAGACTCATTGGAATGGCCGCTCCTGAGGCACTGGCCGCGGCGCAGCGGGAACTCATACGCGACAAGCGCTTCGGAAGTCCCTACTACTGGGCGGCGTACCAGATCGGCGGAGCGGACGAAATTCGTCAACAGCCCGCAAAAAGTGACTAG
- a CDS encoding zf-HC2 domain-containing protein yields the protein MAEHPSSEEVAAYLGNGLAADARHALEAHIAECRTCRTEISSARRLLASGRSRQWQWIVPTAVAAAAAIAFFPTSSSWRAREEPTRAANRASSGSAVNLGIVSPSGQASVTGIPVFTWRADGSEALYRFSITDAGGGLIWLAETQDTIISLPADVSLDANREYLWNVDAVDPEGGTISTGTHRFRISR from the coding sequence ATGGCCGAGCACCCGTCAAGTGAAGAGGTCGCCGCCTATTTGGGTAACGGTCTGGCGGCCGATGCCCGGCACGCACTCGAAGCGCACATCGCTGAGTGTCGCACCTGTCGCACCGAGATTTCGTCGGCTCGCCGGCTCCTCGCCAGCGGTCGATCGAGACAATGGCAGTGGATCGTGCCCACGGCCGTGGCGGCCGCCGCTGCGATTGCGTTTTTCCCAACCTCGTCGTCATGGCGCGCACGTGAGGAACCGACTCGGGCGGCGAACCGCGCGAGTTCCGGCAGCGCCGTCAACCTGGGCATCGTGTCGCCCTCTGGCCAGGCGAGCGTCACAGGTATCCCGGTGTTCACCTGGCGGGCTGACGGATCAGAAGCTCTCTATCGGTTCTCGATTACCGATGCCGGCGGCGGCCTGATCTGGTTAGCCGAGACACAGGATACGATCATCTCGCTTCCGGCTGACGTGTCTCTCGATGCGAATCGCGAGTACCTATGGAACGTGGATGCGGTCGATCCGGAGGGTGGGACAATTTCGACCGGTACGCACCGCTTCCGAATCTCACGATGA
- a CDS encoding sigma-70 family RNA polymerase sigma factor produces MLESNDPAALDADWAEFLQGYSRLILHVARSVCDDPDRAMDHYAYVVEQLRADDFRRLRTFVADGRSEFSTWLLVVTQRLCRDHHRHIYGRRRNNGDGSHSDDDLAARRRLVDLISAKVDLDYLVDDHGFDVEHALRTDQMHAVLGMALASLEPRDRLLIRLRFEDGCSMPEVARSLEMPSRWHAYRRLDEVLTTLRVALRRNGVSSGAP; encoded by the coding sequence TTGCTGGAGTCGAATGACCCGGCCGCGCTAGACGCCGACTGGGCCGAGTTTCTGCAGGGCTACAGCCGGTTGATTCTTCATGTCGCTCGCTCCGTCTGCGACGACCCCGACCGCGCGATGGATCACTACGCATACGTCGTCGAGCAACTCCGCGCTGACGATTTCAGGCGATTGCGCACCTTCGTTGCCGACGGCCGCAGCGAATTCTCGACATGGCTTCTCGTGGTGACGCAGCGCCTTTGCAGAGATCATCACCGACACATTTATGGGCGTCGCCGCAATAACGGCGACGGCTCACATTCGGACGACGACCTAGCAGCACGGCGTCGTCTGGTCGATCTGATCAGCGCGAAGGTAGATCTTGACTACCTGGTGGATGATCACGGCTTCGATGTGGAGCACGCACTTCGCACCGATCAGATGCACGCGGTGCTGGGGATGGCGCTCGCGTCGCTGGAGCCGAGAGATCGCCTTCTTATCAGACTTCGGTTCGAGGATGGCTGCAGCATGCCGGAAGTCGCCAGAAGTCTCGAGATGCCGTCGAGGTGGCATGCCTATAGGAGACTGGACGAAGTCCTTACAACGCTGAGGGTCGCGCTCAGGCGAAACGGCGTTTCGAGTGGTGCTCCGTGA